From one Methanocalculus alkaliphilus genomic stretch:
- the cca gene encoding CCA tRNA nucleotidyltransferase, whose translation MTRTCLEEDVLSRIRPTPEEVRHISTISDAIIRYLRDTHNRPAMVVGSVARGTFVRGDRDLDIFMLFPPDLPRDELAEEGIRIARDVVDHFGGTAVEKYAEHPYLNAHLYDLDCDLVPCYHVASAREIKSAVDRTPFHTLYITPRIPSLVDDALLLKQFTKAGGVYGSDHMTEGFSGYLCELLILYYGGFRQLIEAASAWRPGCLIDPEEHRTRSFDEPLVVVDPTDPNRNVAAALSLDRMCEFIELVRGYRDAPSDAFFTCRQPVSFSKNQLRVALEERGTALYMLSFPTPAYVPDTVVPQLRKSLTAITDLLERNGFHMNRTDCFMGESVSFLLFELFNEAVAPVVRHIGPPVWNGENAGKFVRKYLDESPLSGPFIEEGRYVVEIRRPYTKAVDLLSSEALLHAALGKHVRKSMMGGWDIRSGSDCWDEDLSGFFAAFFERSGPGIRIMRLGRE comes from the coding sequence GTGACCAGAACCTGTCTTGAAGAGGATGTCCTCTCACGGATCAGGCCGACACCTGAGGAGGTGCGCCACATCAGTACAATATCAGATGCGATCATCCGGTATCTCCGTGATACACATAACCGGCCTGCAATGGTCGTCGGTTCAGTGGCGCGGGGCACATTCGTCAGGGGGGATCGGGATCTCGATATCTTCATGCTCTTCCCTCCCGATCTTCCCCGCGATGAACTTGCCGAGGAAGGGATCAGAATCGCGCGGGATGTTGTCGATCACTTCGGGGGGACAGCTGTTGAGAAGTATGCCGAACACCCGTACCTGAATGCCCATCTCTATGATCTCGATTGCGATCTCGTCCCCTGCTACCATGTCGCTTCGGCAAGGGAGATCAAGAGCGCGGTTGACAGAACGCCATTTCATACCCTCTACATCACACCACGCATTCCATCTCTTGTCGATGATGCTCTCCTGTTAAAACAGTTCACAAAAGCAGGCGGTGTCTATGGATCCGATCATATGACGGAGGGCTTCTCAGGATATCTCTGCGAACTCCTCATCCTTTATTATGGCGGATTCCGGCAGCTCATTGAAGCGGCGTCGGCATGGCGGCCCGGGTGTCTCATCGATCCCGAGGAGCACCGGACCCGCTCATTTGATGAACCGCTTGTGGTGGTCGATCCGACGGATCCCAACCGGAATGTCGCTGCCGCCCTCTCACTTGATCGGATGTGCGAGTTCATTGAGCTTGTCCGGGGATATCGTGACGCACCTTCCGACGCCTTCTTCACCTGCCGACAGCCCGTCTCCTTCTCAAAAAATCAGCTCCGGGTGGCTCTTGAGGAACGGGGAACAGCACTCTATATGCTATCATTTCCAACCCCGGCATATGTCCCCGATACCGTCGTCCCACAACTCAGGAAGAGCCTTACTGCAATAACAGATCTCCTCGAACGGAACGGTTTCCATATGAACCGGACTGATTGTTTCATGGGAGAATCCGTATCTTTCCTCCTCTTTGAACTCTTTAATGAGGCTGTGGCGCCGGTCGTCCGGCATATCGGGCCCCCTGTCTGGAATGGAGAGAACGCCGGGAAATTTGTGAGGAAGTACCTTGATGAATCGCCCCTCTCCGGACCGTTCATTGAGGAAGGGCGGTATGTGGTCGAGATACGACGGCCATATACAAAAGCGGTAGATCTCCTCTCCTCAGAGGCCCTCCTCCATGCTGCCCTTGGAAAGCATGTCAGAAAGTCAATGATGGGGGGGTGGGATATCAGGAGTGGTTCGGATTGCTGGGATGAGGATCTTAGCGGTTTCTTTGCAGCCTTCTTTGAGCGCTCAGGTCCCGGAATCCGGATAATGAGGCTTGGGAGGGAATAG
- a CDS encoding phytoene desaturase family protein — protein sequence MKLVIVGAGCGGLSAAALLAKEGCDVTVIEKNEQPGGRASTHRDGDFAFDMGPSWYLMPDVYEKFFAEFGKKPEDFYHLDRLDPSYRIYFEEGPTIDIASDVSKNIALFDTFEKDGGEKLRRYLSEGKEKYDLAIGQMLYRDYRSIFDMFDPHMILEGRKFHIFESLDSFVKKRFSSDEARRIVQYSVGFLGSSPKNTPAFYHMMSYIDLSMGVWYPDGGMRKVVDGIYDLASQYGASFRFNEPVTSIDVRDGVATGVTTPEGTYEADIVIVNADYPYAETALLEPQYATYPEKYWKKREIAPSAFVVYLGVNKKVPSLAHHTLFLDKDWEENFHRIFDPAQADWPESPSYYVNVPSKTDASAAPEDGEALFILVPLAPGIPDSPEIRERFYNQIIDHIEATTKENIRDAVVTKRIFALGDFEERYNAYRGTALGLTHSLFQTALWRPAHQSRKVKNLYYTGQYTHPGIGVPMTLISSQIIAGDITKKMR from the coding sequence ATGAAACTGGTCATTGTTGGAGCAGGATGCGGTGGACTCTCAGCCGCTGCATTGCTTGCCAAAGAGGGATGTGATGTCACCGTCATCGAGAAGAATGAACAGCCCGGGGGAAGGGCAAGTACTCACAGAGACGGGGACTTTGCATTTGATATGGGGCCGTCATGGTATCTGATGCCGGATGTCTATGAGAAGTTCTTTGCGGAGTTTGGGAAAAAGCCAGAGGATTTCTATCATCTGGATCGCCTCGATCCGTCCTACAGGATCTACTTCGAAGAAGGTCCGACCATCGACATCGCATCGGATGTATCAAAAAACATCGCCTTATTTGATACATTTGAGAAGGATGGGGGTGAGAAACTCAGAAGATACCTCAGCGAAGGAAAAGAGAAGTACGACCTTGCAATCGGGCAGATGCTGTACCGGGACTATCGATCCATCTTTGATATGTTCGATCCCCATATGATCCTTGAAGGGAGGAAGTTCCATATCTTTGAAAGCCTTGACTCCTTCGTCAAAAAGCGTTTTTCAAGCGATGAAGCACGCAGGATCGTCCAGTACTCAGTCGGGTTCCTCGGAAGCTCCCCAAAGAATACACCTGCATTCTACCATATGATGTCCTACATCGATCTGAGTATGGGGGTATGGTACCCGGATGGCGGTATGCGGAAGGTCGTTGACGGGATCTATGATCTCGCCAGCCAGTATGGTGCATCCTTCCGGTTCAATGAACCCGTCACCTCGATAGATGTCAGGGACGGTGTGGCAACGGGTGTCACCACCCCGGAGGGGACATACGAAGCAGATATCGTTATCGTCAATGCAGATTACCCCTATGCCGAGACCGCATTACTCGAGCCGCAATATGCCACGTATCCCGAGAAGTACTGGAAGAAGCGGGAGATAGCCCCGTCCGCATTTGTCGTCTATCTTGGTGTAAATAAAAAAGTACCGTCTCTTGCGCACCATACCCTCTTCCTCGATAAAGACTGGGAGGAGAACTTCCACCGCATCTTCGATCCTGCACAGGCAGACTGGCCCGAGAGCCCGTCATACTATGTGAATGTCCCGTCAAAGACCGATGCATCTGCGGCCCCCGAAGATGGAGAGGCACTCTTCATCCTCGTCCCCCTTGCCCCCGGCATCCCGGACTCGCCGGAGATTCGGGAGAGATTCTACAACCAGATCATCGATCATATCGAAGCAACAACCAAAGAGAATATCAGAGATGCGGTCGTGACGAAGAGGATCTTTGCCCTGGGAGACTTTGAGGAGCGGTACAATGCATATCGGGGCACGGCACTTGGCCTGACGCATTCCCTCTTCCAGACAGCCCTCTGGCGGCCGGCACACCAGAGCAGGAAGGTCAAAAACCTCTACTATACCGGCCAGTACACCCATCCCGGGATCGGCGTTCCGATGACGCTGATCTCGTCACAGATAATTGCCGGAGATATCACCAAAAAGATGAGATAA
- a CDS encoding prenyltransferase gives MSENILSLALRISRIRFWIYTGGTYVVGFALGMGSWEAFLRPEYMIYLFYFFIPANIFIYGVNDYFDQETDKNNPKKDAQEYRLEKKDEKGLFSLLAVVTGISLILLATQADLTAQLIFASFLFLSFFYSAPPLRFKEIPGIDFASNMLYIMPGIFGYYLASGFLPPWFLILAGFFHIAAMHLFSAIPDIGYDTKAGLRTTAVTLGERPSLILCLLFWTGLSMIVIPASGIHPAAFLVLIYPAVPLLLLLKRDHDIEKVYWYLPAINTTLGGLIFIAATLHTFG, from the coding sequence ATGTCTGAGAACATTCTCTCCCTCGCTCTACGCATCTCCAGGATACGGTTCTGGATATACACCGGCGGGACCTACGTTGTCGGATTCGCCCTTGGAATGGGATCCTGGGAGGCGTTCCTTCGTCCGGAATATATGATCTATCTCTTCTACTTCTTCATCCCCGCCAATATCTTCATTTATGGCGTCAATGACTACTTTGACCAGGAGACAGACAAGAATAATCCAAAGAAAGATGCCCAGGAGTATCGATTGGAAAAGAAGGATGAAAAGGGTCTCTTCTCCCTCCTCGCAGTTGTTACAGGCATCAGTCTCATCCTCCTTGCCACCCAGGCAGACCTGACGGCACAGCTGATCTTCGCCTCGTTCCTCTTCCTCTCCTTCTTCTATAGTGCCCCGCCCCTCCGGTTTAAAGAGATCCCCGGTATCGACTTTGCTTCAAACATGCTCTATATCATGCCGGGTATCTTCGGCTATTACCTTGCATCAGGGTTTCTGCCGCCATGGTTCCTTATCCTTGCAGGATTCTTCCATATCGCTGCCATGCATCTCTTCTCTGCCATTCCTGATATCGGGTATGATACAAAGGCAGGGCTCCGGACGACGGCGGTTACGCTGGGAGAGCGGCCATCACTCATCCTCTGCCTCCTCTTCTGGACGGGGCTCTCCATGATCGTCATACCTGCTTCAGGAATACACCCGGCAGCTTTCCTTGTCCTGATCTACCCTGCAGTTCCGCTCCTGCTCCTCCTGAAGAGAGACCACGACATTGAGAAGGTATACTGGTATCTCCCGGCTATCAACACGACACTTGGGGGACTTATCTTCATTGCAGCGACCCTTCATACCTTCGGGTAG
- a CDS encoding phytoene/squalene synthase family protein: MDTTLLSIFHGGSRTYFYSTLFFPREIRRDVFILYSFVRVADDYVDAIPQDTEAFYAFVDSYRRAASGEVTGNVVIDGFVNLAHRLSFEPGWIDAFLRSMEMDITVSQYETEKDLLRYLYGSSEVVGLMMARVLRLPERSDHAARLLGRAMQYINFIRDIPEDIRLGRLYFPMEELEQFGLASLDEGYVRDKPLAFDAFLQKQIARYEIWQKEAEDGYFSIPARSLIPVKTASDMYTWTARVIQKRPSIVYERKVKPSVPRIVATALGNTIAISSRRACGAAPWLCSRKSEE; this comes from the coding sequence ATGGATACGACATTACTATCGATATTCCATGGAGGAAGCAGGACGTATTTTTACAGTACACTCTTCTTTCCCCGCGAGATCAGAAGAGATGTCTTCATCCTCTACAGCTTCGTCCGGGTGGCAGATGACTATGTAGATGCCATCCCTCAGGATACGGAGGCGTTTTATGCATTCGTCGATAGCTACCGGAGAGCCGCTTCCGGTGAGGTGACCGGGAATGTGGTCATTGATGGGTTTGTAAATCTTGCCCACCGCCTCTCGTTTGAACCCGGATGGATTGATGCCTTCCTCAGATCCATGGAGATGGATATTACCGTCAGCCAGTATGAAACTGAGAAGGATCTTCTCCGGTATCTCTATGGATCATCCGAGGTTGTCGGCCTGATGATGGCACGGGTCCTGAGACTCCCGGAGAGATCGGATCATGCCGCACGCCTCCTTGGAAGAGCAATGCAGTATATCAATTTTATCAGGGACATCCCCGAAGATATCAGATTGGGAAGGCTCTATTTCCCGATGGAGGAACTTGAGCAGTTCGGGCTTGCCAGTCTTGATGAGGGGTATGTCAGGGACAAACCTCTGGCATTCGACGCATTTCTGCAAAAGCAGATCGCGAGGTATGAGATCTGGCAGAAAGAGGCAGAAGACGGGTACTTTTCAATTCCCGCCCGCTCCCTTATTCCGGTGAAGACGGCATCGGATATGTACACCTGGACTGCCCGGGTGATCCAAAAGCGGCCCTCAATCGTCTATGAACGAAAGGTGAAGCCTTCAGTTCCCCGGATCGTCGCAACTGCCCTCGGAAACACCATTGCGATATCTTCCAGAAGAGCCTGTGGAGCCGCTCCATGGCTCTGCTCCCGAAAGAGTGAAGAGTGA
- a CDS encoding carotenoid biosynthesis protein: MIRRDLTTALMITAVILFLAGFLVIRFDTDINIPAISGLFIIAMALPSYYILCKEAGFGRGILLLIILSIIPLIIEAQAIVTGLPYGEFHYSDDLGLRLFDLVPLTVAFAYLPILLGAFTIASHLAGTHPWRLITGSALLLVLIDLAIDPAIVHAGLWIWPGGGVYYGVPAINFLGWLLTGLIYSGILYLGMRERLMEQRPIAIGMASSLLLIIALWTGYLLYAGLLIPFIIGCILLITLLHMTRQLPFYPYTETPQDTPKK, translated from the coding sequence ATGATACGAAGAGATCTCACAACAGCCCTGATGATTACAGCAGTGATTCTGTTTCTCGCAGGATTTCTGGTTATTCGATTCGATACAGATATCAATATTCCAGCGATCTCCGGGCTTTTTATCATCGCGATGGCCCTGCCCTCATATTATATCCTCTGTAAGGAAGCCGGATTTGGCAGAGGTATCCTGCTTCTGATTATCCTCAGCATCATTCCTCTCATCATTGAGGCGCAGGCTATTGTTACAGGCCTGCCCTATGGCGAGTTCCATTATTCGGATGATCTTGGACTGCGGCTCTTTGATCTCGTTCCTCTCACCGTTGCATTCGCCTATCTCCCAATACTCCTTGGTGCTTTTACAATCGCCTCACATCTTGCAGGGACGCATCCCTGGCGCCTGATCACAGGGAGTGCCCTCCTGCTCGTCCTCATCGATCTTGCCATCGATCCCGCAATTGTCCATGCAGGGCTCTGGATATGGCCTGGTGGAGGCGTGTATTATGGGGTTCCGGCTATCAACTTCCTCGGCTGGCTGCTGACAGGACTCATCTACTCCGGAATACTCTATCTCGGGATGCGAGAGAGACTGATGGAACAGAGACCGATCGCAATCGGTATGGCATCAAGCCTTCTTCTGATCATTGCATTATGGACCGGGTACCTCCTGTATGCCGGATTGCTCATCCCGTTCATTATCGGATGTATACTCCTTATCACCCTGCTGCATATGACAAGACAACTCCCCTTCTATCCATATACTGAAACTCCACAAGACACCCCCAAAAAATAG
- a CDS encoding Coenzyme F420 hydrogenase/dehydrogenase, beta subunit C-terminal domain, whose protein sequence is MSGSSFEDLQRDVWKTGRCSGCGACVAVCPADAIIFCSEQTICPENRFYCKEVVDRVPCGACYAVCPRVGTIQGRGLLGEYRSVIAAKAGAEIPHKQSGGAVTAILAHALENDMIDAVVTVTEDRFTLQPQSVVITSAGELIRHAGSRYAWWVPLLAALKEAVLKKKCRRIAVIGLPCVTEAISLMRKSDNDLVRPYARSIRLVLGLFCTETFDYDHLVGDILGRRHQLRPYDIERLNVKGGLDVTKTDGEVIRIPLKELEEAIRPGCTICTDLTARDADISAGAIGSPDGYTTLIIRSGVGEAFVHSAVAAGALIVDETIDQQPIESLAAKKAARGIPRG, encoded by the coding sequence GTGTCAGGAAGTAGTTTTGAGGACCTGCAGCGAGACGTATGGAAGACAGGGCGCTGTTCCGGATGTGGTGCCTGTGTGGCGGTCTGTCCGGCCGACGCTATCATCTTCTGCTCCGAGCAGACCATCTGTCCGGAGAACAGGTTCTATTGTAAAGAGGTTGTTGACAGAGTGCCCTGCGGCGCATGTTATGCCGTCTGTCCACGAGTAGGAACAATACAGGGCCGCGGTCTCCTTGGCGAGTACCGGTCAGTCATTGCTGCAAAGGCCGGAGCCGAGATCCCCCACAAGCAGAGCGGTGGTGCGGTGACGGCGATTCTCGCCCATGCATTGGAGAATGATATGATAGATGCCGTTGTGACTGTTACAGAAGACCGGTTTACGCTTCAGCCACAGTCGGTTGTCATCACTTCAGCGGGGGAGCTCATCCGGCATGCAGGGAGCAGGTACGCCTGGTGGGTGCCCCTCCTCGCTGCATTGAAAGAAGCCGTCCTCAAGAAAAAATGCAGACGTATCGCTGTCATCGGCCTCCCCTGTGTGACTGAGGCGATTTCCCTGATGAGGAAGAGCGACAACGATCTTGTCCGGCCATACGCCCGTTCAATACGGCTCGTGCTGGGTCTCTTCTGTACCGAGACATTTGATTACGACCATCTTGTCGGGGATATTCTTGGCAGGCGCCATCAGCTCAGGCCGTATGATATTGAGAGGCTTAATGTCAAAGGCGGCCTCGATGTGACAAAGACGGATGGAGAAGTGATCAGGATCCCCCTGAAGGAACTGGAGGAGGCGATCCGGCCGGGATGTACGATCTGCACGGATTTAACCGCCAGGGACGCCGACATCTCGGCAGGCGCAATCGGATCACCGGATGGCTATACGACACTCATCATCAGGAGCGGGGTTGGAGAGGCGTTTGTTCACTCCGCAGTGGCTGCCGGGGCACTTATTGTAGATGAGACGATTGACCAGCAGCCGATTGAGTCTCTTGCCGCAAAGAAGGCGGCACGAGGGATCCCACGGGGATAG
- a CDS encoding class II glutamine amidotransferase, producing the protein MCGIISVIDRSRSGMDGSSIKKALSLMDERGSGEGAGYAAYGVYPDYADYYALHIFFDNLVEPKVAVDEILRKWGHIEDEEEIPTIEQPDLRRTHIPWRYFFKPDISLMPGSRTPDEDIVMKLVMQINTTIPGAIVFSSGKNIGVFKASGWPEAVADFYQIDKYEGYIWLAHNRYPTNTSGWWGGAHPFNLLDWSVVHNGEITSYGTNRRYIESYGYRCTMFTDTEVVAYLCDLLGRKHRLPEDLMVRAFAPPFWDEIDSMPEDQQKLSQAIRLTYGSALMNGPFAIVVATAEGIVGFTDRIKLRPLIAAESGDRLYISSEEAAIRRMEPNLDRVWMPKAGEPVIGRVRI; encoded by the coding sequence ATGTGTGGAATTATCAGTGTCATAGACAGATCCAGGTCCGGGATGGATGGATCCAGCATTAAAAAGGCCCTCTCTCTGATGGATGAGCGGGGAAGTGGTGAAGGGGCCGGTTATGCTGCATACGGTGTATATCCCGATTATGCAGACTACTATGCACTTCATATCTTCTTTGATAACCTTGTGGAGCCGAAGGTCGCAGTCGATGAGATCCTCAGAAAATGGGGTCATATTGAAGACGAAGAGGAGATCCCAACCATTGAGCAGCCTGATCTCAGACGAACCCACATCCCATGGCGGTACTTCTTCAAACCAGATATATCCCTGATGCCGGGAAGCAGGACCCCTGACGAAGATATCGTGATGAAGCTCGTCATGCAGATCAACACGACAATTCCCGGTGCGATAGTCTTCTCATCAGGGAAGAATATCGGCGTCTTCAAGGCATCGGGCTGGCCAGAAGCGGTGGCAGACTTTTACCAGATCGATAAATATGAAGGGTATATCTGGCTTGCCCATAATCGCTATCCAACAAACACATCAGGATGGTGGGGGGGAGCACACCCCTTCAACCTCCTCGACTGGAGTGTTGTACATAACGGTGAGATCACCTCGTATGGCACAAACCGTCGGTATATTGAAAGTTACGGCTATCGGTGTACGATGTTTACCGATACCGAGGTCGTCGCATACCTCTGTGACCTCCTCGGCAGAAAGCATCGACTTCCCGAGGATCTGATGGTCCGGGCGTTCGCCCCCCCGTTCTGGGATGAGATCGATTCGATGCCGGAGGATCAACAGAAGCTGAGCCAGGCGATCCGCCTGACCTATGGATCTGCCTTGATGAACGGACCCTTTGCCATCGTTGTTGCAACAGCCGAGGGGATCGTAGGTTTTACCGATCGGATCAAGCTCCGGCCTCTCATCGCTGCCGAATCGGGTGACCGTTTATACATATCAAGCGAGGAAGCGGCAATCAGGCGGATGGAGCCGAATCTTGACCGGGTATGGATGCCAAAAGCCGGTGAGCCGGTCATCGGGAGGGTCAGGATATGA
- a CDS encoding glutamate synthase-related protein, translating to MSLGSIPMKFKVRIDTDECMLCERCIENCPYGTYRLEGEKIHIDSRRCVACHRCVAMCPRDAITIEEKPIDYRRHPLWSREAREAIYNQARTGKIVLAGMGNAQDLPSIFDRLLLDACQVTNPSIDPLREPMELRTYIGKKPRRLDIQRKENGDVELKTTLAPNLRLDTPIMIGHMSYGAISLNAQLSMARAVADQGTFMGTGEGGLHPALRQYQESMIVQVASGRFGVDIDYLERGAAIEIKIGQGAKPGIGGHLPGEKVGPDVSQTRMIPERSDAISPAPHHDIYSIEDLKQLVHSLKEATEWKKPIFVKIAAVHNVAAIASGIARSSADAVVIDGFRGGTGAAPRVFRDHVGIPIEAAIAAVDQKLRSQGIRNEISIIASGGIRDAADVTKAIALGADAIYIGTAALIAMGCRVCGTCYRGQCPWGIATQMPGLTNRLNPDVEWQHVANLFKGWTLEISELMGAAGINSIESLRGNRDRLRAYLLDEAMMNVLDVKPVGA from the coding sequence ATGAGTCTTGGATCAATACCGATGAAGTTCAAGGTCAGGATTGATACCGACGAGTGTATGCTCTGCGAGCGGTGCATCGAAAACTGCCCATATGGAACATATCGCCTTGAAGGCGAGAAGATCCATATCGATTCGCGCCGATGCGTTGCCTGTCACCGATGTGTTGCGATGTGCCCGCGTGATGCAATAACCATCGAGGAGAAACCGATCGACTACAGGAGGCATCCTCTCTGGAGCAGGGAGGCGCGTGAGGCGATATATAATCAGGCCCGGACAGGGAAGATCGTCCTTGCCGGAATGGGAAATGCCCAGGATCTCCCAAGCATCTTCGACCGCCTGCTCCTTGATGCCTGCCAGGTGACGAACCCGAGTATCGATCCCCTCCGTGAACCGATGGAGCTGCGGACCTATATAGGGAAGAAGCCGCGAAGGCTGGATATTCAGCGGAAGGAGAACGGGGATGTTGAACTCAAAACAACTCTTGCACCAAATCTCCGCCTCGATACCCCGATCATGATCGGGCATATGAGCTACGGGGCAATCAGCCTGAACGCCCAGCTCTCAATGGCACGGGCAGTTGCTGATCAGGGAACATTCATGGGAACCGGTGAGGGGGGATTACACCCGGCACTCCGGCAGTACCAGGAAAGTATGATCGTCCAGGTCGCTTCAGGGCGGTTCGGTGTCGATATCGACTATCTGGAACGGGGAGCGGCAATTGAGATTAAGATAGGCCAGGGGGCTAAGCCGGGTATCGGCGGCCACCTCCCCGGGGAGAAGGTCGGCCCTGATGTCTCACAGACAAGGATGATCCCGGAGAGGAGCGATGCAATCAGTCCTGCACCCCATCATGACATCTACTCGATAGAGGATCTCAAACAGCTTGTTCATTCCCTGAAAGAGGCGACGGAGTGGAAGAAGCCAATATTTGTGAAGATTGCCGCAGTTCATAATGTCGCCGCCATCGCATCCGGAATAGCGCGTTCGTCCGCCGATGCCGTCGTCATTGACGGATTCAGGGGAGGGACCGGGGCCGCACCACGCGTATTCCGGGATCATGTCGGCATCCCTATCGAGGCCGCCATAGCAGCAGTCGATCAGAAGCTGAGATCACAGGGTATCAGAAATGAGATCTCGATCATCGCCTCCGGAGGCATCCGTGACGCCGCCGATGTGACAAAGGCGATCGCGCTCGGAGCTGATGCCATCTATATCGGGACGGCTGCGTTGATCGCGATGGGGTGCAGGGTCTGTGGCACATGTTATCGCGGGCAATGTCCGTGGGGTATCGCAACCCAGATGCCCGGACTGACGAACCGCCTGAATCCGGATGTCGAGTGGCAGCATGTCGCCAACCTCTTCAAAGGCTGGACGCTTGAGATCAGCGAGCTGATGGGAGCTGCCGGGATTAACAGTATCGAGAGCCTGCGTGGAAACCGTGATCGGCTCAGGGCATATCTGCTTGATGAAGCGATGATGAACGTCCTTGATGTCAAGCCGGTGGGGGCATAG